The genomic region CTGGATAATGGAGGATCCGCAAAAAAAAGCCCCAGCGATGGATGTGCCAAGGAAAATCGAAATCAGGAAACCGGTCAAAAACGGCAATATCCGTGGCATGATGCACGCCTCCTTGGTCTTAATAATTATTCCTATACGTATGCTTTTGGCCCGAACCTGTCCAGCTTCGGAGGAATGGCCGGAGAATTCCAAGGCGTTGCGATCATTGCCTCCGGGGCTACCCTGGACTAGAAGACTTGAAATACAGGAGCCTAATCACAAGCCATGCCCGACATCGCCGAACACATCAGTAAGGCCAAAGACCGTCTGGCCAATCACAACGTCCTCCACGTCCGGGAACTCATCCGTTATCTGCCGGAGAACCGTTTCCAACTCTTTCACCTGGTTCCCTTGCTTCTCCATTTCAACGACCCCCGCCTGCCCGGCTGGGTGGACCATCCCCTGGCCTGTTGCGGAGTTTATCGCCTCGAAGAGACTGGGTTCTGGGCCACGGGTCTGGATCTCCTCGAAATTGATGCGGAAGACCTCGGCCGTCCACTCCTGCCCAGACCCTGCATCCTGGGCCTCTACCTCATGGGTAGCATCGGCACTCTCGGCCAAGGTGCGGACTCGGATTTCGACTATTGGGTCCTGGTGGACGAATCCATGAAAAGCAGCATCCAGCACCGGCTTCTGCGCCAAAAGCTTGGAGCCGTGGAACGGTGGGCCGAGGACGAGTACGGTCAGCCCTGCCGATTCTATGTGCTGACCCCTTCAGATCTTCGGGCGAACCGGTTCACCGATGCCCGAGACCGCGGCTTCGGTCTGGGCATGGGCACCATCCTCAAGGAGGAGTTCTATCGTACGTTCCTGTTTCTCTGCGGCAAGATACCGATCTGGGCACTGGCCGGAGACAGCCTTCCCTACGCCGAGATTGTCTCAGCCATGGACGAATCCGAGGATCTCCGATCCCTCTATGTCGACCTCGGCGACTTGGAGACCGTCGATCGCCGGGAGATTTCCACAGCCACTCTCTGGCAGGCCTACAAGGCCGCCACCCATCCGGCAAAAGCTCTGATCAAGGCCTGCTTCATCGCCGGCCTGCCCGGACCCGGCTCCCCCCTGCCCTGCCATCTGGCCCGGAAGGGTTTCGGTGGCCCGTCTGAAGACACGGGCAGCGACCCCTATGGCCTGCTTCTGTCCTCAGCCCTGGACTTTGCTGAAAAATCCGGAGATGTTACCTTGCTGGAGGACATGCGACAGGCTGTCTTTCTCAAGGTCTGCGACTGCCCGGACACAGGCCTCCCCCTGTCCGGAAGCCCCAAAGAGGCCTTTCTACGCGATCTGACCGCCGCTTGGAACTGGGCCTCCGCCCTGAGTCTGCAGCTTGCCGCCTACAGCCGCTGGCCCGAACGGCAACGAATCCTCTTTGAACGGCACGTGGCCCAGACCATAGCCCGGCTCTCGACCAAACTGTCCAAGGATTTCCGGCCAGAACCCGACCGGATGCGGCTGGAAAATCTCATGCGCCGGGAGCTGGGATGGATGCATCGGCACGGCCCCGACGCCATCCCCCTGGCCTCGGCCACCCTCCGTCAAAAAGCCCGCGAAATGTCCTTCATCGTCGGCCGAAGTCCCTCCGGAGGCTGGGCCGTCTTCACCAGGATCGGCCGGGATTTCGACCCGGCATTCCTCTCCCCGGGCCCCTTGGCCTGTCTAGCCTGGATTGCCCGCAACGATCTCATTCGGCCCGGCCGGAGTCTGGAATTCTCCCTGACCTCCAAGGAAGTCTCCCTGGCCAGATCTCTGGCCGGGACCTTTCCCCGCATCCGGGAAACCCTGGGCTCGGACGAGAACTCCGGCCGGGGAGGCGTCCGGGTGGTCGTCCTTCTTGGCCCGGAAGTCTGCGAGTTCGTCCTGCGCTACGGCCGATGGTTTTGGGCCCGTGGCCTTCTCCGCGTTGAGCCCGGTCGGAATACGGGAGCCCTGGCCCGGGACATCCTCGAAGCCCAGCCCGAGGTTGGACGGAAATTCGATGCTGGTTCCGATCCAGTGATCAAGGTCCGGGCCCTACCCGGATTTGCCGACCCGGCTATGGCCCCGGCTCTGGCTTCAACCCTGAACGTAGCCCTGGCCGACCAGGACCACACCGGCTATGCAGGGCCAGACGGCCCCAACCAGCCCGAACCTTCCTTCCTGGATCTTTGGTAGCCAGCCATGATTGACGCCAAAACCGTACTCATCATCGACTACGATCCGGCATCCCTGGCCGTCCTGACCGACGTCCTCAGAGACCTGACCAGTACCGATCCCCTCATATGCAGTGGAGTAGCCGAGGCCCATGACCTCCTCGAGGCAAGGCCCGTCGACGCCCTGGTCTGCTCCGTGGCCACAGCCACAGGCTCGGGCTTGGACTTTCTGACCCGAATTCGGGAGGACCCCGGACTCCAAGCCCTGCCGGTGGTTCTCCTGGCCGGTCCTTCGGATCGGTCCCGCCAAGCCATTCTTGAGCGACACGGCCCCACGGCCATCATCTTTAGACCCGTCAGCCGCCGGGCCGTCCAGGAAGCGTTCTCCACCTTCTGGCCCGGTCTGGCCGGGGCCAAAATTCCATCCAAAACCGACTGGACAGGAAAGGTCATGGCCAGAGCCGCAGACCTGATCAAGGCGGACCGCCTCAATCACGCCATGATCTATCTCCAGGGCCTGGCCGAAAAGGGGGAGAATCCGGAGGTCCTGGGCCAGATCGGCCTGGTTCGCATCAAGCAGGGTAGGTGCGGAGAGGCCTTGGAGCCGTTGAGTCGGGCCAGCGTCCTGGCCCCATCCTCGACCAGATTCCAGGAGGCTTTGGCCTTGGTCTTCCGCCGTCTGGGACGGATTCCCGAGGCTGTGGACGCTCTGAAGAAGGCTGCCCGCCTCCATCTGGAGGCCGCAGATCTGGACGAGGCTCGACGCCTGGCCCAGGAACTCGACCTCATAACACCGGATTCAGGTGAGGGCGCCAACATTCTCGGAGCCGTCCTCCGCCGCCGTGGACGCCTCTCCGAGGCCTTGGAGACCTTCGCCCAAGCCGTGAAACTGGCGCCCAAAAATGCCGTCTTTCACTGCAACCTGGGCCGGGCAGCCCTGGAGTCTCGCGATCTGACCAGGGCGGAGGCCTGCTTCCAGCAGGCCCTGGCCCTGGATCCCGACCTGGCCGAGGCCCGGGATATGCTTCTTGCCCTTAATTTCGGAAAAATTCCGTAGCCGACAATCACCCGGCGTTAACGGCTGGGGGGTTCTCCGGTACGATGAAAAATCGACCGCGGTCCCGCCCCAAGACGAACCCGGCACATGGATCCATGGTCTGTCCAGGCTCATCAGAAACGTAGGTCAAAAGGAAAGGATTTGTCGAAAAGGATTTGTCGTGAGCCGAAAAAAACCTGGGTTCGATAGCCTCTACATGGGACGGGCCTGAGGCTTCCAGGCAAAAAGGGGAGTCTGGGCCGACCGAGGGCCCAGGTCCACCCGCACGGCCACGAAGGCCCCCATCCAGGGAGGCAGGCACAAGCCGTTCAGGGTTTGAAGACCGGGCCATGATCGCCAGGTCCAGGACGGGCCGGGCAGGATTGAACGGGCGTGGAGTACGGGCCGATCCAGGGCCTCGTTGACGAGGCGCCGAATGGCCGGCCAGGAGAGCCAGCGGCCCCGGGACAGGATTCCCCGATCGGGTCTTGGTCTACCATGGCTCAGATAGTAGAAGGACCAGCGGTTGAGAAAGACCAGCAGCAGACCCTTGCGGGATACCCGCCCGGCCTCGGCCAGTGCCTTGGCCGGATCGTCGCAGAATTCAAGGACCGTCACCAGGGCTGTGAAGTCGAACTCATTGTCGTCAAAGGGCAGGTGTTCGGCCACGCCCACCCGGTATTCGGCCTTGTTGCCCAGCCTGGCCCGGGCCCGGGACAGCATGTCCGGGGAGGCGTCCAGGGCCGTGACCTCGAATCCGGCCTCCCAAAACATGGTCGTGAAAAATCCCGTGCCGGAACCGATATCCAGCAGAGTCTGCTTCCTCCGCGGCCAGGGTGCGACCATCTTCTGGAGAAAGGCTCTCTCCAGACCCAAAACAAGGGAGCCCCGCGCCGTCTCGGCCCAGACGTCGTAACGCTCGGCGGTCTCCCGATTCCAGGTCATGGGGTCCGGCCTATCTCCGCCACACGGCCCCGTGGGCGGCCGACAAGGCCTCCCGGGCATACCGCCTCAGCAGCGGCGACTGGATTTCCCGGACGGGGGGCGACCATTGGGTCAGTCTCAAGGCCAGCTCCCCGGCCGGAACGTCCAGGTCGAGCCTGCGCTCCGGAATGTCGATGAGTATCGAATCCCCTTCACGGACCAGGGCCGCAGGTCCGCCCTCGGCCGCTTCAGGGGACACGTGGCCGATGGCCGCGCCCCTGGTTCCACCGCTGAACCGGCCGTCAGTGATGAGCGCCACCTCGCGGTCCAGGCCCATGCCGGCCATGGCCGAGGTCGGAGTCAGCATCTCCCGCATGCCCGGGCCGCCCTTGGGGCCTTCGTATCGGATCAGGACCACGTCTCCGGCCTTGATCTTGCCCCCCAGAATGGCGGCCACGGCCGCGTCCTCGCCGTCGAAGACCCGGGCCGGGCCCTTGTGGCGCATCATTTCCGGGGCCACGGCCGACTGCTTGACCACCGCACCCTCAGGGGCCAGGCTTCCCTTCAGGATGGCGATGCCGCCCTGAGCCGAATAGGGCTCGGCCACGGTCCGGATGACCTCTCCGTCGCCGCCGGAAACGGCCGGGGTCGAGAGATTCTCGCCCACGCTCTTTCCGGTCACGGTCATGGGTTTCGAGTCGATCAGGCCGGCCTTGCTCAGTTCGGCCATGACCGCAGGAATGCCTCCGGCCCGGTCCAGGTCCTCGACATGATGGGCACCGGCCGGAGACAGTCGGCAGAGGTTCGGGGTCTTGCTGCTGATGCGGTCGAAGATGTCCAGGGACAGGCACAACCCGGCCTCGGCAAAGACCGCCGGAAGATGAAGAACCGTGTTCGTGGAACAGCCCAGGGCCATGTCCACGGTCACCGCATTGGCCACGCTGGCCTCGGTGACGATGTCCCGGGGCCTAATGCCCGACTCCAGAAGCCGCATGACCTGTGCCCCAGCTTCCTTGGCAAGCCGAACCCGGGCGCTGGACACGGCCGGGATGGTCCCGTTGCCGGGCAGGGCCAGGCCGATGGCCTCGGACAGACAATTCATGGAATTGGCCGTGAACATGCCCGAACAGGACCCGCAGGTCGGGCAGGCCGAATCCTCCAGGGTCTCGAGCTCGGCCTCTGTCATCCGGCCGGAACTGACCCGGCCAACCCCTTCGAAGACCGTGATCAGATCCACGGAATGGCCTCTGCATCTGCCGGCCAGCATGGGCCCGCCACTGACGATGATGGCCGGAATATTCAGCCGAAGCATGGCCATGAGCATCCCGGGGACGATCTTGTCACAATTGGTCACCAGCACCAGGGCGTCGAATGGATGGGCCGTGGCCATGATCTCGATGGAGTCGGCGATGAGTTCCCGACTGGGCAGGCTCATGCGCATGCCCTCGTGGTTCATGGCCAGTCCGTCACAGACTCCGATGGTCGGAAACTCCACCGGTGTTCCTCCGGCCATGAGCACGCCGTCCTTCACGGCCCGGGCAATGGTATGGAGATGAACGTGGCCGGGCACGATCTCGTTGGCCGAATTGCAGACCCCGACCAGTGGCCTGCGCATCTGGTCCCGGCTCATGCCCGTGGCCAGAAGCAGGGAACGATGGGGGGCCTTTTCCAGTCCTTGGGTCATCTTGGAGCTGCGCATTGTCCGTCCTTCCGCTATGGTATTGCGAGTAATTGGGTCGATCTTGCCTTCAAGCCTTTGGAAGGTCAAACGCCCCGTAGGCCATGAACGGCAAAGGCCCGGAGACGAATCTCCGGGCCGTGCTGTCAGGCAAAGAGACCCGGTCCGATCGTCCCCGAAAGGAAGACCGGCCGAGGCCTGGTTTCAGTAGCGTCGAGGACGGTCCTGGCGGTCCTGACGGTCTTGCCGTGGTTTTGCCTCGTTGACCTTCCAGGGACGACCCTGGACGTCCTTGTCGTTCAAAGCCTTGATGGCCTCCTCGGCCTGTCCTTTGTCGGGCATCTCGACAAATCCGAATCCGCGGGAACGTCCGGTCATCTTGTCCATGATGACGGAAGCGGAAGACACTTCACCATAAACCTCAAAGGCCTCCCGCAATTCCTGGTCGGAAAGACCATAGGGGAGGTTGCCGACATAGATATTCATACCTGTCACTTCCATTCTTCTCGAAGGTGTGTGCCGTTTCCCGCTCTGCGGAGAACGGCGATCCATTTCGCCGAGCTAGGCCCGGCTTCAGACTCAATCCAACTCTCTGCCCGACACGTCCTGCGTTCTTCTCACTGAACCCCGGCCGAGTCAAGAGACATCTACGGGCTCAGGAGGTGGCTCCGCGCACCCCGTGGATGGTGATCCGGGCCGAGCGCAGCCCGTGAAGCGTGTACAGGGTCAGCGCCAACCAGATAAAGACGAAAGTGGTCAGGTCATGAACGCCGAAAGGCTCCCTGAAAACCAGGATTCCCAGACCGAAGGTCAGGCTCGGGGCGATGTATTGGAGCAGACCAAGCGTGGTCAGCGTCAGTCGCCTGGCCCCGACTACGAACATGAGCAAAGGCACCGAGGTCACGATTCCCGTACTGGCCAGAAGGAGATCCATGGCCGGGGTGGTCCAGGCCAGGGCCGTGCCCG from Deltaproteobacteria bacterium harbors:
- a CDS encoding response regulator yields the protein MIDAKTVLIIDYDPASLAVLTDVLRDLTSTDPLICSGVAEAHDLLEARPVDALVCSVATATGSGLDFLTRIREDPGLQALPVVLLAGPSDRSRQAILERHGPTAIIFRPVSRRAVQEAFSTFWPGLAGAKIPSKTDWTGKVMARAADLIKADRLNHAMIYLQGLAEKGENPEVLGQIGLVRIKQGRCGEALEPLSRASVLAPSSTRFQEALALVFRRLGRIPEAVDALKKAARLHLEAADLDEARRLAQELDLITPDSGEGANILGAVLRRRGRLSEALETFAQAVKLAPKNAVFHCNLGRAALESRDLTRAEACFQQALALDPDLAEARDMLLALNFGKIP
- a CDS encoding class I SAM-dependent methyltransferase — protein: MTWNRETAERYDVWAETARGSLVLGLERAFLQKMVAPWPRRKQTLLDIGSGTGFFTTMFWEAGFEVTALDASPDMLSRARARLGNKAEYRVGVAEHLPFDDNEFDFTALVTVLEFCDDPAKALAEAGRVSRKGLLLVFLNRWSFYYLSHGRPRPDRGILSRGRWLSWPAIRRLVNEALDRPVLHARSILPGPSWTWRSWPGLQTLNGLCLPPWMGAFVAVRVDLGPRSAQTPLFAWKPQARPM
- the ilvD gene encoding dihydroxy-acid dehydratase encodes the protein MRSSKMTQGLEKAPHRSLLLATGMSRDQMRRPLVGVCNSANEIVPGHVHLHTIARAVKDGVLMAGGTPVEFPTIGVCDGLAMNHEGMRMSLPSRELIADSIEIMATAHPFDALVLVTNCDKIVPGMLMAMLRLNIPAIIVSGGPMLAGRCRGHSVDLITVFEGVGRVSSGRMTEAELETLEDSACPTCGSCSGMFTANSMNCLSEAIGLALPGNGTIPAVSSARVRLAKEAGAQVMRLLESGIRPRDIVTEASVANAVTVDMALGCSTNTVLHLPAVFAEAGLCLSLDIFDRISSKTPNLCRLSPAGAHHVEDLDRAGGIPAVMAELSKAGLIDSKPMTVTGKSVGENLSTPAVSGGDGEVIRTVAEPYSAQGGIAILKGSLAPEGAVVKQSAVAPEMMRHKGPARVFDGEDAAVAAILGGKIKAGDVVLIRYEGPKGGPGMREMLTPTSAMAGMGLDREVALITDGRFSGGTRGAAIGHVSPEAAEGGPAALVREGDSILIDIPERRLDLDVPAGELALRLTQWSPPVREIQSPLLRRYAREALSAAHGAVWRR
- a CDS encoding RNA-binding protein, translated to MNIYVGNLPYGLSDQELREAFEVYGEVSSASVIMDKMTGRSRGFGFVEMPDKGQAEEAIKALNDKDVQGRPWKVNEAKPRQDRQDRQDRPRRY